A region of Massilia sp. WG5 DNA encodes the following proteins:
- a CDS encoding reverse transcriptase domain-containing protein, which yields MSNKDLERLETLRKLNAKPGWVNGDLYRLMYKTDLYVVAYQKLKSVPGNMTPGPDGTTLDEFSLRTIERIISNIKDESFQFSRARRVHIPKANGKTRPLGIAPPRDKIVQEVMRMILEAVYDSPYGSSFSDDSHGFRAKRGCHTALKSIRNNWSGVTWIIEGDVKAAFDCIDHDILINILRRRIKDERFINLIRKALTAGYYEFKTPVDSVVGTPQGSIVSPILCNIFLHELDEFVAGLIGTHEKGDKKRTSTEYNYRQKQIERVRSKLGEPGQDADERKELLKELKALLTAQKQSSPMRDDGSFIRMKYVRYADDWCVGINGPKHLAVQIRDEVKAFMADKLGLTLNMEKTHIRHAKDEEAFFLGTRIKVGANSQKVVRIVDKNGRNYQKRVTGWLPQMFAPCDKLVTRLNSRGFCDLDGRPLGKAAWMFLDDDQIVSMAGAVLRGLINFYSFVDNYPDLRRIQYILKYSAAKTLAGKHRTSVRRIFQKFGDALAIEKKRKAKTAFISFPTVVDWKRDPTRFKIGEVPSPDYALQKSITLRTRSKLWMNCVICGSDEKVAMHHIRHVKKMGEKVTGFNRLMAILNRKQIPACTPCHVKIHKGIYDGLKLSDLHDPIAAAR from the coding sequence ATGAGTAATAAAGACCTGGAACGACTAGAAACACTACGTAAACTCAACGCCAAACCCGGTTGGGTCAACGGAGACCTATATAGGCTAATGTACAAAACCGACTTGTATGTCGTGGCGTATCAGAAGCTCAAAAGCGTCCCCGGAAACATGACGCCAGGTCCCGACGGGACTACACTCGATGAATTCTCACTGAGGACCATTGAGAGGATCATATCGAACATCAAGGACGAGTCTTTCCAGTTCTCCCGTGCTCGACGTGTTCACATTCCCAAGGCAAATGGTAAAACCCGTCCGCTAGGTATCGCTCCTCCTCGGGACAAGATCGTACAAGAGGTCATGAGAATGATCCTCGAAGCTGTGTACGACAGCCCCTATGGGAGCAGTTTCAGCGACGACAGTCATGGCTTCAGAGCCAAGCGAGGCTGCCACACAGCGTTAAAGTCTATCCGCAACAACTGGAGCGGAGTAACGTGGATCATTGAAGGCGATGTTAAGGCTGCCTTCGATTGTATTGACCACGACATCCTAATCAACATCCTGCGTCGTAGGATCAAGGATGAAAGATTCATAAACCTGATTAGGAAAGCACTAACGGCAGGCTACTACGAGTTCAAAACACCCGTAGACAGTGTCGTCGGTACACCCCAAGGCTCAATCGTATCTCCTATCCTGTGTAACATCTTCCTTCACGAACTCGATGAGTTCGTGGCAGGACTAATTGGGACACATGAGAAAGGGGATAAGAAAAGAACCTCGACCGAGTACAACTACCGTCAGAAGCAGATTGAAAGGGTACGCTCGAAACTAGGCGAGCCCGGACAAGACGCCGACGAACGTAAGGAACTACTCAAAGAGTTGAAAGCCCTTCTTACGGCCCAGAAGCAATCCAGTCCCATGCGGGACGACGGATCGTTTATTAGGATGAAGTATGTAAGATACGCGGACGACTGGTGTGTGGGAATCAATGGTCCAAAACATCTGGCCGTGCAAATCCGTGATGAGGTCAAAGCATTCATGGCGGACAAACTCGGACTTACTCTGAACATGGAGAAGACCCACATTCGACATGCCAAAGATGAAGAGGCTTTCTTCTTGGGTACTAGAATTAAGGTGGGTGCTAATTCGCAGAAGGTGGTTCGTATCGTTGATAAGAACGGCCGCAATTACCAGAAGCGGGTTACCGGATGGTTACCCCAAATGTTTGCACCGTGCGACAAGCTGGTGACCAGACTAAATTCCAGAGGCTTCTGCGACCTTGACGGGCGCCCGCTCGGAAAGGCTGCATGGATGTTCCTCGATGACGATCAAATCGTCTCGATGGCTGGAGCGGTGCTGAGAGGGCTAATAAATTTCTATAGCTTCGTAGACAACTATCCAGATCTACGCAGGATTCAATACATCCTGAAATACTCAGCGGCGAAGACCTTAGCTGGAAAGCATAGGACTTCGGTTAGACGAATCTTCCAGAAATTTGGTGACGCGCTGGCGATCGAGAAGAAGCGGAAGGCTAAGACGGCTTTCATTTCATTCCCGACGGTAGTGGACTGGAAACGAGACCCGACCAGATTCAAGATCGGCGAGGTTCCCAGCCCAGATTATGCTCTCCAGAAGAGCATAACACTGCGTACCCGAAGCAAACTCTGGATGAACTGCGTGATTTGTGGTTCTGACGAGAAAGTGGCGATGCATCACATACGCCATGTCAAGAAGATGGGGGAAAAGGTGACCGGGTTCAATCGACTCATGGCTATCCTGAACAGAAAGCAGATTCCAGCATGTACGCCCTGTCATGTGAAAATTCACAAGGGTATATATGACGGCCTTAAGTTGTCGGATTTGCACGACCCCATCGCAGCGGCGAGATAG